One genomic segment of uncultured Desulfobacter sp. includes these proteins:
- a CDS encoding L-threonylcarbamoyladenylate synthase, translating to MPDPALSFLQKNQKMVQNKIIRVDKNHPDTDIINQAAGILKTGGLVIFPATCLYGVAANALSADAVETVFQLKQRPRNNPILVLIKNTDQLDGLVTTVPDKARILMDKFWPGGLTIVFDAADSVNPKLTAGRQKLGIRLPGHPVARALVNSVDFPVTGTSANLSGRPGCTQTDMLYPEIMEKVDLVLDAGPVKGGAGSTVVDITCTPPRILRQGATPAKDIYACLKN from the coding sequence TTGCCTGATCCTGCTTTAAGCTTTCTTCAAAAAAATCAAAAAATGGTCCAAAACAAAATTATCCGGGTGGACAAAAACCACCCGGATACTGACATCATAAACCAGGCCGCCGGCATTCTTAAAACCGGCGGCCTGGTTATTTTCCCGGCGACCTGCCTTTACGGGGTGGCGGCCAACGCCCTGTCCGCCGATGCCGTTGAAACGGTATTCCAGCTCAAACAGCGCCCCCGCAACAATCCTATTCTGGTACTGATAAAAAATACAGACCAGCTTGACGGCCTTGTTACAACGGTTCCGGACAAAGCCCGGATACTCATGGACAAATTCTGGCCCGGCGGCCTGACAATAGTCTTTGATGCGGCAGACAGTGTTAACCCCAAACTTACCGCAGGGCGCCAAAAACTTGGCATCCGCCTGCCCGGACACCCTGTAGCCAGGGCTTTGGTCAACAGTGTTGATTTTCCTGTCACCGGCACCAGCGCCAACCTGTCCGGCCGGCCCGGATGCACCCAGACAGATATGCTATATCCTGAAATTATGGAAAAAGTCGACCTGGTTCTGGACGCAGGTCCGGTTAAAGGCGGTGCCGGTTCAACGGTTGTTGATATAACCTGCACACCGCCCAGAATCCTGCGCCAGGGAGCGACCCCCGCCAAAGACATTTATGCATGCCTGAAAAATTGA